In a genomic window of Telopea speciosissima isolate NSW1024214 ecotype Mountain lineage chromosome 5, Tspe_v1, whole genome shotgun sequence:
- the LOC122660918 gene encoding ganglioside-induced differentiation-associated protein 2, whose product MNTSASLSEQIQIMEKFDIFKVQGRDKRGRKILRIVGKFFPARVASSEALKKYLEEKIFPQLEGRPFSVVYVHTNVQRNENFPGISTLRSIYEAIPINVKENLEAVYFVHPGLQSRLFLATVGRFLFTGGLYGKLKYVSRLEFLWEHVRRNDIEIPEFVYDHDEELEYRPMMDYGLESDHPRVYGAPTMDSPVSVYSMRCIS is encoded by the exons ATGAATACTTCCGCTTCTCTTTCTGAACAAATCCAGATCATGGAGAAATTTGATATCTTCAAGGTCCAGGGAAGGGATAAACGAGGACGAAAGATTCTCCGTATCGTCGGAAAGTTCTTCCCTG CACGGGTCGCCAGTAGCGAAGCTCTGAAAAAGTATTTGGAAGAGAAGATCTTTCCTCAACTGGAAGGGAGACCGTTTTCGGTAGTGTATGTGCATACAAACGTTCAGAGAAACGAGAACTTTCCAGGAATCTCGACCCTACGATCGATCTACGAAGCGATTCCGATCAACGTCAAGGAGAATCTGGAAGCGGTTTACTTTGTTCACCCTGGTCTTCAGTCCAGGCTCTTTCTCGCTACCGTCGGTCGTTTTCTCTTCACTGGAGG GTTGTACGGGAAGCTGAAATACGTGAGCAGGTTAGAGTTTCTGTGGGAGCATGTGCGGAGAAATGATATTGAGATACCGGAGTTTGTTTATGATCATGACGAGGAGCTTGAGTACCGTCCGATGATGGATTATGGATTGGAGAGCGATCACCCTAGGGTGTACGGTGCTCCCACGATGGACTCGCCTGTTTCTGTGTACTCCATGAGGTGTATCTCATAG